The segment TCCCAGTTGCGGTAGATGCCCGCCATCACCTTGCCTGCCTGCACTGCGTTCAGGCACAGGGGGATGCCCTCGCTGCCCAGCACCACGCCGATCTCCTCTCTGGTGCGGACGGAAACAGTGCGGCTGTCCCTGCCAAGGATGGTCACGGTACCGCCGTCCCGCTGCACCATATCTAAGATTAACCGGATAGTGGTGCTTTTGCCTGCTCCGTTTTCACCGATCAGTCCGCAGATGGTGCCGCCGGGCAAGGTCAGATCCAGCGGTCCGAGGGTAAAGTCCTTATAGTGCTTTGTAAGTCCCCGCAGTTCCAGTGCGTTCATGTTCAGCCCTCCCACAGCAGTTCCAGCATCTCCCGCAGCTCTTCCCTGCTCAGCCCGCAGGATACGGACAAGCGGACGGCCTCGGTAAGGTGCGCTTCAATTTTTTTCAGGTTCTCTTCCCGCAGCAACTCGGTGTTTTTAGGGGCTACAAAAAAGCCCTTTGCCGGTACTGCGTAAAGGAAGCCCTCTTTTTCCAGTTCATCGTAGGCGCGCTTGGTGGTAATGACGCTGATGCGCAGATCCCGTGCCAGCCCCCGGATGGAGGGCATGGCCTCGTCCGGCTGCAAAGCCCCGCTGATGATCTGCTGCTTGATCTGGTTGTAGATCTGGTCATAGATGGGCGCGCCGCTTTTGTTGTTGATAAACAGTTCCATCGGCTGCTCCTTTGGCTCTTGTGTTTTATCTGTATATGCACAGTATATACAGTAGATACAGATTTGTCAAGAGAATGCGCAAAAAAATACACCCGCCGTCCAAAATGGACAGCAGGTGCATTTTTTAGGTTTTACAGTGCCTTGATGGCGGTCTTGATGCGCTCGGCGGCCATCTTGGTCTTTTCGGCGTCACCGAAAGCGGTCAGGCGGAAGTAGCCCTCGCCGCACTCGCCGAAGCCCACGCCCGGGGTACCCACCACGCCGCAGTTTTCCAGCAGCCAGTCGAAGAACTCCCAGCTCTTCATGTTACCGGGGCAGCGCAGCCAGATGTAGGGGCTGTTCTTGCCGCCGCAGTACCACACGCCGCACTCGTCCAGAGCGTCCGCGATGACCTTGGCATTCTTGCGGTAGTAGTCCAGATTCTGCTGGATCTCGGCCATGCCGCTCTCGGTGAACACCGCAGCGGCGGCGCGCTGCACCACGTAAGGCACACCGTTGAACTTGGTGGTCTGGCGGCGCAGCCACAGCTTATTGATGTTCATGCCCTCGCGCTCCAGCTCCTTGGGCACCACGGTGTAGCCGCAGCGGGTGCCGGTGAAGCCTGCGATCTTGGAGAAAGAGCAGATCTCAATAGCGCATTCGCGGGCCCCCTCGATCTCGAAGATGCTGCGGGCGAGGTTCTCGTCCGAGATGAAGCACTCGTAGGCAGCATCGTACAGGATGATGGCATTGTTCTTGCGGGCGTAGTCCACCCAGACCTTCAGCTGGTCGCGGGTGTAGGCGGCACCGGTGGGGTTGTTGGGGCTGCAGATATAGATGATGTCTGCCTTTACGTTCTCGTCCGGCATACCCAGGAAGCCGTTCTCCTGACCGGTGCGGCTGTAGATGATCTTACGGCCATCGGTCACGTTATCGTCCACATAGGTGGGGTAAACGGGGTCCGGCACCAGCACGGTGTTGTCCACATCGAACAGGCCCAGCACATTGGCCAGATCACTCTTGGCACCGTCCGAGATGAAGATCTCGTCCTCTGCCAGCTGGGTGCCGCGGCCTGCATAGTAGCCCTGAATAGCCTGCTTCAGGAAGGGGTAGCCCTGCTCCGGGCCATAACCATGGAAGCCTTCCTTTGTGCCCATTTCGTCGGCAGCGTCATGCATGGCCTTGACCACGCACTTTGCCAGCGGCTGGGTCACATCGCCGATGCCCAGACGGATGATCTCCTTCTCCGGGTGTGCCTCCTGATAGGCAGCCACCTTGTGGGCAATGTCCACGAACAGGTAGCTGGCCTTCAGCTCGTTGTAGTGTTTGTTCATTTTCATAATACTTTCCCTCGCTTCTGTTTTGGTATGACCCTCTCATTCATCTCGCGTCCGCTCGATGCCAGCTCCACCGAGTGGGGGAGCTTTTTTGTTGTGAAGAAAAACTTTTCCTCTTGATGTGGAAAAGCTCGCCCTTCGGGAGAGCTGTCGCCGTCAGGCGACTGAGAGGGTTCTCGTTTTTCTTACACTTCCGTCGTGCCCTCGCACACGGTCTCGGCGGCGCCGGTCATCAGCAGCTGGCAGCCTGACAATACCCGGATGGTCAGCACACCGCCCCGCAGCTGCACATGGATGTCCTCTCCGGCGGGGCAGATGCCCAGCTCGGTCAGGGCTGCCACAGTGGCGCAGGTGCCGGTGCCGCAGGCCCATGTCTCGCCGCTGCCGCGCTCCCACACCCGCATTTTCAGGTGGGTGGCATCCACCACCTGCACGAACTCGGTGTTGATGCGCTCCGGGAAGTTTGCGTGGTGCTCAAAGCCGGGGCCGATGTCCTCCAGCTTCAGGCTGTCCACATTCTCCACCACGGTCACGCAGTGAGGATTGCCCACGCTGATGCAGGTCACCTGCCAGTCTTTCCCGTCCACGGTCAGGGTCTTATCCACAAGTGCGCCGTCTCCCATGTTCACCGCCGGCAGGTCGGCAGGCATGGCACTGTAGGCCCCCATCTCCACCTGCCACAGGCCCGCGCCCTTGCGGGTGACGGTCTTCAGACCGCTGAGGGTATCAATGGCAAGGGTCTCTTTGGAGATGCCGTGGGTATACAGCCACTCGGCCACGCAACGGATGCCGTTGCCGCACATCCTGCCCTCGCTGCCGTCGGCGTTGAAGATGCGCATCATGCCGTCGGCACCCGCCGTCTGCGCAGCGCAGATACAGATGATGCCGTCGGCTCCGATGGAAAAATGCCGCCGGGACAATTTTTCGGAAAAGGCTGCGATGTTCTCCGGCACACCGCTTTCGCGGCAGTCCAGATAAATATAGTCGTTGGCGCAGCCCTGCATTTTGGTAAATGAAAGCTTCATGTTCCATTCTCCTTATTGGTGAACATTCCGTTCACCTGAACTCACTTCTCTATAATGATAAGAAACCCGGGGGCTTCTGTCAAGCGAAAATATGCGTTTTGGAACTTTTTTCGTGTTCCCGGACGGGAAAGCGAAAACAGGGCTTGACAACAGCCACGGCATGGGATATAAAAAAAGAGAGCGTTCTGTACAGCCCGGTGGAGCCGCGCAGCATCCGCAGGCGCACCATCACAGCGCCGCACCCACGGCCCCAGTGTACAGACCAGCAAAACAACTGCAAAAAGGAGACCACAGGAATGGATACTTTTGAAAAAATCCGTGCATTGCTGGCGGAGCAGCTGGACGTTGATCCGGCAAAGATCACGATGGACAGTGACATCATGAGCGATTTTGAGGCCGACAGCCTGGACATCGTGGACATGGTGATGACACTGGAGGATGAGTTCGGCATCGAGGTGCCGGATGACGCCATCGAGTCCCTGCGCACCGTGGGCGATGTGGTAAACTTTGTGGACAGCCACGCGCAGAACTGATTTCAGTCGAAAAGCCCCGTTCTCCGCGCTGCGGCACCCGGCCGCGGCTGCAGGCGGGGCTTTATTATGGTTCGTGCGGAACGTACAGCGTTTGGCGCACGGCCTTAGGAGGATAAATACAAATGGCAAAAGATTCAAAGAAGCTCGTACAGGCGATCACCAGTCAGGAAGAAAACTTTGCACAGTGGTACACCGATATCTGCGTCAAGGCAGAGCTGGTGGAGTATTCCAGTGTGAAGGGTTTCATCATCCTGCGCCCCTATGGTCAGGCCATCTGGGAGCTGATCCAGAAGGACATGGATGCCCGCTTCAAGGCCACCGGTCATGAAAACGTGGCAATGCCCGTGCTGATTCCGGAAAGCCTGCTGCAGAAGGAAGGCGAACTGGTCAATGGCTTCGCGCCGGAGGTGGCGTGGGTCACGATGGGCGGTTCCGACAAGCTGGAAGAGCGTCTGGCCGTGCGTCCCACCAGTGAGACCATGTTCTGCGACCACTGGTCACGCGTGCTGCACAGCTACCGCGAGCTTCCCATGAAATACAACCAGTGGTGCAGCGTGGTGCGCTGGGAAAAGACTACCCGTCCCTTCCTGCGCAGCCGCGAGTTCTGGTGGCAGGAAGGCCACACCATCCACGAGACTGCCGCCGAGGCGGAGGCTGAGACCCAGCAGCAGCTGAACTGCTACGCAGACGTCTGCGAGCAGGATCTGGCCATTCCCGTGGTGAAGGGCCGCAAGACCGACAAGGAAAAGTTTGCCGGTGCCGAGGCCACCTATACCATCGAGGCCATGATGAAGGACGGCAAGGCCCTGCAAAGCGGCACCAGCCACTACTTTGGCGACAAGTTCAGCAAGGCTTACGACGTCACCTTTACCGGCCGCGACAACCAGCTGCATCATCCGTTCCAGACCAGCTGGGGCGTTTCCACCCGTCTGGTGGGTGCCATCATCATGACCCACGGCGACGACGACGGCCTGATCCTGCCCCCGGCAGTGGCCCCCATTCAGGTTGTGGTGGTGCCCATTGCCGCCCACAAGCCCGGCGTCAGCGAGAAGGCTGCCGAGCTGGCTGAAAAGATCAGCAAATATGCCCGCGTGAAGCTGGACGACAGCGACAATGCCCCGGGCTGGAAGTTCTCTCAGTGGGAGATGAAGGGCGTGCCCCTGCGTCTGGAGATCGGCCCCAAGGATCTGGAAAAGAACCAGTGCGTGCTGGTGCGCCGCGACACCCGCGAAAAGGTCTTTGTCTCTCTGGACGAGCTGGAAACTGCCATCCCCGCCCAGCTGGAGGCTCTGCGCAAGGACCTGTACGAGCGTGCTCTTGCCAACCGCGAGAAGCGCACCTGGGCTGCCACCACCATGGACGAGGTGAAGGAGCTGGCCAAGGCAAACACCGGCTACATCAAGACCATGTGGTGCGGCGACCTTGCCTGCGAAATGAAGATGAAGGAAGAAGTCGGTCTGTCCAGCCGCTGCATGCCCTTTGAGCAGGAGCACCTGAGCGATGTGTGCCCCTGCTGCGGTAAGCCCGCCAAGACCATGGTCTACTGGGGCGTGGCATACTAAGCTTTCCTTTTACTGACAGCACAAAAGCTCCCGGAGCATTTCGATGTTCCGGGAGCTTTTTCTTGTTTGCAGAACTCCTTCCGTCATCGCTGGCGAGCGAAACGAGACTGAGGGAGTTTTATCGTTCAAATGTGGTGCTCAGGGTGGTCTTCCAGCTTTCACCCGGGGCAAGGCAGGCGGCGGCTGCACGCTGGCTCCACGCCTGCGGGTCGGTCTCAGCGGCGGGCAGGCTGTGCCACGGCTCGATGCACACAAACCGCACCGGCTTTGCGGGAGCCGACCAGATGAGCGAATAGGGGTAGCCTTCCACATTGCAGGTGATCTTGCGGCCGGTGTCCTTCTCACAGATGCCGATGGTGCCGGTGCGCAGGCCCGCCATGCAGAAGCTGTCGTTGTCAAACAGGTCATCGGTCAGCGGGATGGCCTGCTGGTTCTTCCACTGGTAATAGCATCTGCCGCTCAGCAGACCGTTGGGGCGGGCGTCGAGAATGACCGGGCTCTCCGGCCGGTCAAAACGGAACTCGTAGTCTGTGGTAGTGTGCTGATCGTCGAAGGGAATGTTGAACGCAGGGTGATAGCCGATGCCGAAACGCAGCTCCCCGCTGCCGGGGTTCGATACGGCCAGCGTGTGGTGCACGGTCTTCCCGTCCAGCCGGAAGGTGCTGGTGAGCACAAAATCAAAGGGGAAGCGCTCGGCCTTGATGGCGTCATCCGAGCGCAGCTCCAACTGGATGGTATCGCCCTCGGCCTTGAGCAGGGTGTGCTCCATGTCCCGGGCAAAGCCGTGCTGACCGCCCTTGTACGTTTTGCCGTCCACCTCAAAGGTGCCGCCGGGCAGCTTGCCCGTCCACGGGAACAGAATGGGGGCGTGGCGCTTCCACACAGCCGGGTCGGCCTGCCAAAGCATTTCTTCGCCCGCTGCATTTTTCAGGCTGACTGCTTCGGCACCGTGGGTGTCCACCGTGAGGGTCAAAAATTCGTTGTGAATGGTTGCCTGCATTGCTGTATTCTCCTTTGCTCTTCTTATCATAGACTGTCCGAATGGCAAGTGCGTCCACTCCGTCCTGTTTCCAGTATACACTCCTCTGCTGCAAAAGAAAAGACCCGATTCACGTCCGGCGGCGCGGCCGAATACGCTGTGGGAGAAGCATTCCATTCTCACAGCAAAGGAGCATCCGCCTATGAAAAACACCGGCATTCTACGCATTCAGGCTTTCGGTGCCCGTCAGTCCTCGCCCATCGAGGGCGTTCTCGTCACCGTGTCCGGCAACGGCTTTACCGCTCAGCGTATCACCGACGAGACCGGCACCGCTGCCGACCTCTCCATTGAAGCCCCCTCCTGCGCGCTGTCCCTGCAGGAGGACAACACCATCCGGCCCTATGCCGTTGTGGACCTGACTGCCGCAAAGGCAGGCTTCCGCACCGTGCGCATTCAGGGTGTGCAGATCTTTGCCGGGCAGGTCACACTGGCCCAGCCGGAGATGATCCCCGAGACCGAAGAGGATCGCGACGTGGTAAACCCGCCCATAGTCATCCCGGAGCATTCACTGTTCACCGGCGATGGCGGCAGCGGCCCGGACCCCATGGAGAACTGCG is part of the Faecalibacterium sp. HTF-F genome and harbors:
- a CDS encoding GntR family transcriptional regulator, producing the protein MYCAYTDKTQEPKEQPMELFINNKSGAPIYDQIYNQIKQQIISGALQPDEAMPSIRGLARDLRISVITTKRAYDELEKEGFLYAVPAKGFFVAPKNTELLREENLKKIEAHLTEAVRLSVSCGLSREELREMLELLWEG
- a CDS encoding LL-diaminopimelate aminotransferase, whose amino-acid sequence is MKMNKHYNELKASYLFVDIAHKVAAYQEAHPEKEIIRLGIGDVTQPLAKCVVKAMHDAADEMGTKEGFHGYGPEQGYPFLKQAIQGYYAGRGTQLAEDEIFISDGAKSDLANVLGLFDVDNTVLVPDPVYPTYVDDNVTDGRKIIYSRTGQENGFLGMPDENVKADIIYICSPNNPTGAAYTRDQLKVWVDYARKNNAIILYDAAYECFISDENLARSIFEIEGARECAIEICSFSKIAGFTGTRCGYTVVPKELEREGMNINKLWLRRQTTKFNGVPYVVQRAAAAVFTESGMAEIQQNLDYYRKNAKVIADALDECGVWYCGGKNSPYIWLRCPGNMKSWEFFDWLLENCGVVGTPGVGFGECGEGYFRLTAFGDAEKTKMAAERIKTAIKAL
- the dapF gene encoding diaminopimelate epimerase: MKLSFTKMQGCANDYIYLDCRESGVPENIAAFSEKLSRRHFSIGADGIICICAAQTAGADGMMRIFNADGSEGRMCGNGIRCVAEWLYTHGISKETLAIDTLSGLKTVTRKGAGLWQVEMGAYSAMPADLPAVNMGDGALVDKTLTVDGKDWQVTCISVGNPHCVTVVENVDSLKLEDIGPGFEHHANFPERINTEFVQVVDATHLKMRVWERGSGETWACGTGTCATVAALTELGICPAGEDIHVQLRGGVLTIRVLSGCQLLMTGAAETVCEGTTEV
- the acpP gene encoding acyl carrier protein — translated: MDTFEKIRALLAEQLDVDPAKITMDSDIMSDFEADSLDIVDMVMTLEDEFGIEVPDDAIESLRTVGDVVNFVDSHAQN
- the proS gene encoding proline--tRNA ligase translates to MAKDSKKLVQAITSQEENFAQWYTDICVKAELVEYSSVKGFIILRPYGQAIWELIQKDMDARFKATGHENVAMPVLIPESLLQKEGELVNGFAPEVAWVTMGGSDKLEERLAVRPTSETMFCDHWSRVLHSYRELPMKYNQWCSVVRWEKTTRPFLRSREFWWQEGHTIHETAAEAEAETQQQLNCYADVCEQDLAIPVVKGRKTDKEKFAGAEATYTIEAMMKDGKALQSGTSHYFGDKFSKAYDVTFTGRDNQLHHPFQTSWGVSTRLVGAIIMTHGDDDGLILPPAVAPIQVVVVPIAAHKPGVSEKAAELAEKISKYARVKLDDSDNAPGWKFSQWEMKGVPLRLEIGPKDLEKNQCVLVRRDTREKVFVSLDELETAIPAQLEALRKDLYERALANREKRTWAATTMDEVKELAKANTGYIKTMWCGDLACEMKMKEEVGLSSRCMPFEQEHLSDVCPCCGKPAKTMVYWGVAY
- a CDS encoding aldose 1-epimerase family protein — translated: MQATIHNEFLTLTVDTHGAEAVSLKNAAGEEMLWQADPAVWKRHAPILFPWTGKLPGGTFEVDGKTYKGGQHGFARDMEHTLLKAEGDTIQLELRSDDAIKAERFPFDFVLTSTFRLDGKTVHHTLAVSNPGSGELRFGIGYHPAFNIPFDDQHTTTDYEFRFDRPESPVILDARPNGLLSGRCYYQWKNQQAIPLTDDLFDNDSFCMAGLRTGTIGICEKDTGRKITCNVEGYPYSLIWSAPAKPVRFVCIEPWHSLPAAETDPQAWSQRAAAACLAPGESWKTTLSTTFER